Part of the Amycolatopsis sp. 195334CR genome is shown below.
GCTGGACCGGTGAACCCACCGCACTGCTCGCCGCGCTGCTGCTCGCGCTCACCCCGATCACCGTCGCGGTGAACCAGGTGAACCTGCCCGACACGCTGCTGGTGCTGTTGCTGGTCGCCGCCGCGTACGCGCTCACCCGCGCCGTCGAAGGCGGGCGGCACACCGGGTGGCTGCTGTGGTCGGCATTCTTCGTCGGCTGCGCGTTCACCACGAAGATGCTGCAGGCGTGGATCGTGGTGCCGGGCCTGGCCGCGGCCTTCCTGATCGGCGCGTCCGGTCCGGTCCGGCGGAAGCTGCTCGACCTGCTGGCCGCCGGGCTCGTGCTCTTCGTGTCCTCGTTCTGGTGGCCCGCGCTGCGTGACTGGTGGCCGGGTGAGAAGCCGTACATGGCCAGCACCTCGGACGGCACCGCGATGGACCTGATCTTCGGCTACAACGGGTTCGGCCGGTTGTTCGGTGCCGAGGGCGGTGCGGTCGCCACGCAGGCCGGTGGTGGCAACGTCGGGGTGGCCGGTGGCGCCTCCGGCATCACGCGGATGTTCGGCGCGGCCGGTGGCGGGCAGATCTCCTGGTTGCTGCCGCTGGCTTTGGTCGCGCTGGTGCTCGGCGTGCTCGGATTCCGCGCTGCCACGCGGGAAGGGCGCGCGGGCTGGGTGTTGTGGGGCAGCTGGCTGGTGCTGTCCGGACTGTTGTTCAGCTTCGCGCAGGGTGTGATGCACCCGTACACCTCGGCCATGCTGGCGCCGGCGGTGGCCGCGCTGGGCGCCGCCGGGCTCGCCCTGCTGTGGCGGTTCTACCGCGAGGACAACGCCGCGTGGGTGTTGCTGCCGTTGGTGGTGGCGGGGACCGCGGGCTGGGCGTGGGTGGTGATTTCCCGCAACCTCGCGTGGCACGGCTGGCTCCGCTGGGCCGTGGTGATCGTCGCGGCGGCGGCTGTGGTCGCGCTGGTCGTGGCGAGGCAACGGGACGAACTGCGCAAGGCCGCGCTGGGGCTCGCGCTGACCGCGGTGGTGCTCGCGCCCGCGGTGTGGTCCGCGGGTACCGCGCTCGACGGGAACCGGATCGGTGTGCTGCCGTCCGCGGGTCCGTTGAGCGAGCTGTTCGCCAAGCTGAAGGGCAGCCCCGGTGGGTTCGGTGGGCTGCTCACCGCGGACCTCAGCCAGGAGAACCGGCGGATCCTGGCCTATGCCAAGGAAAACGGCGGTGGCGCGGAGATCGTGCTCGCGGTCGAACGCGGGTCGACGGCCACCTCGCCGTTCCTCATCCACACCGACGAGACGGTGGTCGGGCTCGGCGGGTACGCCGGTGCCGATCCGGCGCCCTCACCCGCCCAGCTGTCGGACTGGGTGGCGCGGGGCCGGTTGCGGTTCGTGCTGAGCAGCCTCGGGCAGGGGCCGAGCGCACCCGCGCAGCAGGAGCGCGCGGCGTGGCTGGACCGCGAATGCGTGCTGGTCGATCCCGCCGCGTACGGGGGCCAGCCGGTCCAGAAGTTGTTCAGCTGCAGCTAGGGGAGGTCGTTCCGCAGCGGCGGAGCCGCTGGCTGTGGGCCGTCACCTCGCACCGCCACCCGCACCGCCACGCAAGCCACTCTCAACACTGCTAGGGGAGGTCTTATGAGCAAGCCGGTCGCGCTGGCGGTGTTCGCCCATCCCGATGATGCCGAACTGGCCTGTTTCGGCACCTTCGCCGCACTGCGTGCACGCGGGTACGCGCTGTCGGTGCTTTCGCTCACCGACGGCGCCAACAGCGACGTGGAGCAATCCTACCTCCGGCCGAAGGAAGCCAGGCTCGCCGCCGCGATGGTCGGGGCCGAGCTGGTGGTGGAGGACTTCGAGGACGGCTCGCTGACCGCGGGGCGGGCCGTGTTCGACCGGATCGAGCAGCACATCCGCCGGGTGCGGCCGACCGTCGTGCTGACCCACTACCCCGGCTCCCGCGAGCACCAGGACCACCAGGTGGTCGGCACGGTGGCGACCACGGTCGCCCACCGTGCCGGGCACGTCGGCCTGGTGTTGCAGGGCGAGCCGCCCGGTCAGGCCGGCTCGTTCACCCCGCAGCTGTTCACCGACATCACCGCGCACATCGACCTGAAGCTCAAGGCCCTCGCCTGCTACAAGTCCGAAGCGGACAAGGGCTTCATGCACCGCGAGACCGTGCTGGACCGCGCCCGCTGGTGGGCGCGGCAAGCCGGCGCGGTGGAGGACGGCGTCCCCCGCTACTACGAGGCGTTCGTGGTGTCGAAGGCCTTGCTGCCCGCGCTCGGGGTGTAGCTGAGGATGAGCAGCCCGGTCTCGTGCACCTCGACGCCGTTGAAGTCGAACTTGTACTGCTGCCCGTCGCGGTAGAGCAGCTCACCGGGCGCCGCCTTGCCGGAGAGCACCGGGTGCAGCCAGACCCGCAGTTCGTCGAGCAGGCCGTGGTCGAGCATCAGCCGGGTGACCGGGCCGAACCCGTACTGCAGCAGGTTCGTGCCGGACTCCTTGAGCTCGCGGATGCGCTCGACCACGTGCTCGCTGATCACCTCGGTGTTCTCCCACTTCGGGTCGGTCAGCGTGGTCGAGACCACGTACTTCTTCAGCAGGTTCATCCGGGCCGGCGAACCGTCCTCTTCGGTCACCGACGGCCAGACCGCGGCGAAGCCCTCGTAGGTCTCGCGGCCCATGATCACCGCGTCGGCGGCGCGCTGCTGGGCGTCGG
Proteins encoded:
- a CDS encoding glycosyltransferase family 39 protein produces the protein MTATAHRSAPATTRTAVWALAAICLLAGVLYAWGFASGSWGNTYYSAGVKAMSSGFTNFLFGAYDPAGAVSVDKPPMSLWPQVVSVWIFGYHGWAILLPQVLAGVGAVFLLHRTVRRWTGEPTALLAALLLALTPITVAVNQVNLPDTLLVLLLVAAAYALTRAVEGGRHTGWLLWSAFFVGCAFTTKMLQAWIVVPGLAAAFLIGASGPVRRKLLDLLAAGLVLFVSSFWWPALRDWWPGEKPYMASTSDGTAMDLIFGYNGFGRLFGAEGGAVATQAGGGNVGVAGGASGITRMFGAAGGGQISWLLPLALVALVLGVLGFRAATREGRAGWVLWGSWLVLSGLLFSFAQGVMHPYTSAMLAPAVAALGAAGLALLWRFYREDNAAWVLLPLVVAGTAGWAWVVISRNLAWHGWLRWAVVIVAAAAVVALVVARQRDELRKAALGLALTAVVLAPAVWSAGTALDGNRIGVLPSAGPLSELFAKLKGSPGGFGGLLTADLSQENRRILAYAKENGGGAEIVLAVERGSTATSPFLIHTDETVVGLGGYAGADPAPSPAQLSDWVARGRLRFVLSSLGQGPSAPAQQERAAWLDRECVLVDPAAYGGQPVQKLFSCS
- a CDS encoding PIG-L deacetylase family protein; this translates as MSKPVALAVFAHPDDAELACFGTFAALRARGYALSVLSLTDGANSDVEQSYLRPKEARLAAAMVGAELVVEDFEDGSLTAGRAVFDRIEQHIRRVRPTVVLTHYPGSREHQDHQVVGTVATTVAHRAGHVGLVLQGEPPGQAGSFTPQLFTDITAHIDLKLKALACYKSEADKGFMHRETVLDRARWWARQAGAVEDGVPRYYEAFVVSKALLPALGV
- a CDS encoding dihydrofolate reductase family protein, whose amino-acid sequence is MGKIVNATYLTLDGDISNMQDWHMDYFGAEANRAADAQQRAADAVIMGRETYEGFAAVWPSVTEEDGSPARMNLLKKYVVSTTLTDPKWENTEVISEHVVERIRELKESGTNLLQYGFGPVTRLMLDHGLLDELRVWLHPVLSGKAAPGELLYRDGQQYKFDFNGVEVHETGLLILSYTPSAGSKAFDTTNAS